In Sphingobacterium sp. R2, the genomic stretch CGACAACACCAGACGGCCAGGAGCTGAGTCTGAAAGAGGTGATCGTTAAAAACAAGTATACCTTGCTAGACTTTTGGGCCAGCTGGTGTGGGCCTTGCCGAAAAGAAAATCCGCATGTTGTGGATACCTATGAAGCATTTAAAAAGCAAGGATTTACCGTGCTGAGTGTTTCGCTTGACGATGACAAGACACGATGGACGGAGGCGATTAACAAGGATGGCATGCCCTGGTACCATGTTTCCAGCCTCAAAGGTTGGAAAGAGCCAGCGGCAGCACTCTATGGCGTTCGGGCTATTCCCCAAAATGTGCTAATTGACAGCCAGGGGAAGATTGTAGCAACAAACCTACGGGGTGAAACACTTTTCAATAAAGTACAAAGTCTTTTAAAATAACCTGTCAATAGGCAGTTTTCTGGTGTGTATTTATCTGACAGAAAATTAAACAAAGAGCTTCCTTTCGGTTAGACGGAAGGAAGCTCTTTTTCTTATATCCTGTAATCTCCCCTAAAAATAGCTACGATTATTAAAGTAGCTTTATAAATTTAGTCCAAATGCTCTACTTCTAAATGCTCCAGTTTTTTTTCAAACTTTTTTCTTACTGATATAGGAAGTGTTCTATGTTTAAATTATTGATAATGAGATGAACTACCTTATATTGATGATTTAGTACCTTATTAATTTAATATATGATTTCAATTTTTAGATATTTGCAAATGGCTCTATTGATAACTTTGGATAATGTCTATAAATTGTACAATCTTGATTCTTCAAAAAAGACGGAAGGAATAGTTATTCTCAATCAGCAAAATGATCCTAAAAAGGAATATACAAATAATAGCCGTCTATTTGATGGTTTATTGTTAGGATTTCTGATACAAGGATCCATGAAAGCACAGATTCATTTTTTAGAATATGAAATGAGCGCAGGGGATATTGCTGTTTTACAGCCGCAATTGATGATGGATACAAAATCATTGAGTGACGATGCCCAAATTGTAACCATTGGTCTTTCGTTAGATTTTATTACAGCATTTCCAATTTTACGTGAGTTTGTAATGAACAACCAAATGAGATGGCAGCCAGTTATCAGACTTCAACCTGAAGAGATTAAGTTGCAAAATGATTTATTGACGCTTATACAAAATTTCTATAATAAAAAACCTAGCCATAATAAAACGGAAATGCTTCGACATCTTGTTATGGTTCTCATAAGTATGATTTCTG encodes the following:
- a CDS encoding AraC family transcriptional regulator is translated as MISIFRYLQMALLITLDNVYKLYNLDSSKKTEGIVILNQQNDPKKEYTNNSRLFDGLLLGFLIQGSMKAQIHFLEYEMSAGDIAVLQPQLMMDTKSLSDDAQIVTIGLSLDFITAFPILREFVMNNQMRWQPVIRLQPEEIKLQNDLLTLIQNFYNKKPSHNKTEMLRHLVMVLISMISEVYSSLPSNKSLVKNRTHEIIDDFYLLISKHANQQRSVAFYANKLHLTPQYLSTFLKQRTGKSVLQWIDHITILHAKTLLKSSNLSIKEISSELHFEETSVFCRYFKRIVGVSPKTYRNE